GGTGTGTCCAGCTCCTCTATATTTCACATCGGAGACACTGAAGCGATCTATCTTTCTTCTATTTTCGACACTCCGCCTGAATCTCTTATTATCGGGCCGCTTGCCCCGCTGTCGCCGGCATAATGCTTAAGCGCATATCCCGCATCAGAACGATTAAATTTAACTCTCTTGGGATCGCAAGTGTGTTTCAAGTTGGCGACACAAACGAAATCGATATGAGTATAAAAGTATTCGCTGTACAACGCTCACTGCCTACGTTTTACAATAATGAAGGCTCATTCAGCAGAAAGGATTATCCGATCTTTCAGCAGCAGGCCGTGTTGCCGACTCCGGAAACAAGGGTGCAAAGCGCATTTTGCCACGAGGTGCCGATCATTCAGGTCCGCAACATCAAAATTCAAGGGGTCTCATCTTCCTCAGTCTTTCATGCGGGGGCCGTTTCCCTTGTCCGCGGCGATGCGAGAATCAAACATATCAGGCAGATTCAGTCACCTCGCTCA
The Bacillus vallismortis genome window above contains:
- a CDS encoding spore germination protein GerPE, with product MLKRISRIRTIKFNSLGIASVFQVGDTNEIDMSIKVFAVQRSLPTFYNNEGSFSRKDYPIFQQQAVLPTPETRVQSAFCHEVPIIQVRNIKIQGVSSSSVFHAGAVSLVRGDARIKHIRQIQSPRSQSPDKSI
- a CDS encoding germination protein GerPD gives rise to the protein MIFTVVNRNLEVGDIRMNGVSSSSIFHIGDTEAIYLSSIFDTPPESLIIGPLAPLSPA